A single region of the Bos mutus isolate GX-2022 chromosome 17, NWIPB_WYAK_1.1, whole genome shotgun sequence genome encodes:
- the LRAT gene encoding lecithin retinol acyltransferase, producing MKNPMLEAVSLVLEKLLFISYFKFFSSGAPGEDKAGNTLYEISSFLRGDVLEVPRTHLTHYGIYLGDNRVAHMMPDILLALTDDKGLTQKVVSNKRLILGVIGRVASIRVDTVEDFAYGAEILVNHLDRSLKKKALLNEEVAQRAEKLLGITPYSLLWNNCEHFVTYCRFGTAISPQADKFCENVKIIIRDQRSVLASAVLGLASIFCLGLTSYTTLPAIFIPFFLWMAG from the exons ATGAAGAACCCAATGCTAGAGGCCGTGTCGCTCGTGCTGGAGAAGCTACTCTTCATCTCCTACTTCAAGTTCTTCAGTTCAGGCGCCCCGGGCGAAGACAAGGCGGGGAACACTTTATATGAGATCAGCTCTTTTCTCCGCGGTGACGTGCTGGAGGTGCCTCGGACCCACCTGACGCACTATGGCATCTACCTGGGCGACAACCGTGTCGCCCACATGATGCCCGATATCCTGTTGGCCCTGACTGACGACAAAGGGCTCACGCAGAAAGTGGTCTCCAACAAGCGTCTCATCCTAGGCGTCATTGGCAGGGTGGCCAGCATCCGCGTAGACACCGTGGAGGACTTCGCCTACGGAGCCGAGATCCTGGTGAATCACCTGGACAGGTCCCTCAAGAAGAAGGCGCTGCTCAACGAAGAGGTGGCGCAGAGGGCAGAGAAGCTGCTGGGCATAACTCCCTACAGCCTACTTTGGAACAACTGCGAGCATTTCGTCACCTACTGCAGGTTCGGCACCGCGATTAGCCCCCAGGCCGACAAG ttttgtgaGAATGTGAAGATAATTATTCGTGATCAGAGAAGTGTCCTTGCTTCTGCAGTCTTGGGATTGGCGTCTATATTCTGTCTGGGCTTGACATCATATAC